A section of the Triticum dicoccoides isolate Atlit2015 ecotype Zavitan chromosome 7A, WEW_v2.0, whole genome shotgun sequence genome encodes:
- the LOC119334459 gene encoding monocopper oxidase-like protein SKU5 translates to MTVAPLGVSQKVIAINNQFPGPLLNVTTNWNVRVNVQNNLDEPLLLTWDGIQMRMNSWQDGVAGTNCPIPPGWNWTYQFQLKDQIGSFFYFPSLSLQRAAGGYGPVTVNNRAVVPVPFNQPDGDITLFIGDWYTKSHTELRDMLDDGKDLGIPDGILINAKGPYRYDTTLVPEGLQYEIVGVEPGKTYRFRVHNVGTSTSLNFRIQNHNMRLVEAEGTYTYQQNYTNLDIHVGQSYSFLVTMDQNASTDYYIVASPRFVSSEARWHDVNGVAILQYSNSKGSASGPLPDGPDDFYDKYYSMNQARSIRMNVSSGAARPNPQGSFRYGSINITQTFVLKNESPLRIDGKRRKTINRVSYSPPETPLRLADLHNLTGVYKTDFPTMPSNAPPRMASSVLNASYKGFLEMVFQNNETDVQTYHLDGYSFFVVGMDYGEWTPNSRGSYNKWDAISRSTTQVFPGGWTAVLVSLDNVGIWNIRAEKLDNWYNGQEVYVKVADPRGYNVTEMIAPNNTLYCGLLEHLQKPQIHETSKKSSGHAVARWSTQLLATVSLIVTAVICS, encoded by the exons ATGACGGTGGCGCCGCTCGGCGTCTCGCAGAAG GTGATTGCAATCAACAACCAGTTCCCTGGGCCACTACTGAACGTGACAACCAACTGGAACGTGAGGGTGAACGTCCAAAACAACCTGGATGAGCCTCTCCTCCTCACCTG GGATGGCATCCAGATGAGGATGAACTCATGGCAGGACGGCGTCGCCGGCACCAACTGCCCAATCCCTCCCGGATGGAACTGGACCTACCAGTTCCAGCTCAAAGACCAGATCGGAAGCTTCTTCTACTTCCCTTCGCTCAGCCTCCAGCGGGCTGCGGGCGGCTACGGCCCTGTAACCGTCAACAACCGCGCCGTTGTGCCCGTCCCCTTCAACCAGCCTGATGGCGACATCACCTTGTTCATTGGAGATTGGTACACCAAGAGCCACACG GAACTgagggacatgctagatgatggcAAGGATCTTGGGATACCTGATGGGATTCTGATAAATGCAAAGGGCCCTTACAGATATGACACCACACTGGTTCCAGAAGGCCTTCAATATGAGATTGTTGGAGTTGAGCCAG GCAAAACATATCGCTTCCGCGTTCACAATGTTGGCACCTCAACCAGCCTGAACTTCAGAATCCAGAACCACAACATGCGTCTCGTAGAGGCTGAAGGAACATACACTTATCAGCAGAATTACACCAACCTCGACATACATGTCGGACAATCATATTCTTTCTTGGTGACCATGGACCAAAATGCAAGTACAGACTATTACATCGTGGCAAGCCCGAGGTTTGTGAGCAGCGAAGCTCGCTGGCACGATGTCAATGGTGTAGCAATCCTGCAGTACTCAAACTCCAAAGGCAGTGCTTCTGGCCCCCTCCCTGATGGTCCAGATGACTTCTACGACAAGTACTATTCCATGAACCAGGCAAGGTCTATCAG GATGAATGTGAGTTCCGGTGCTGCACGTCCAAATCCACAGGGATCATTCCGCTACGGCTCGATCAACATCACGCAGACCTTTGTGTTGAAGAATGAGTCACCCTTGCGCATTGACGGGAAGCGTCGAAAGACGATAAACAGAGTGTCGTACTCACCTCCTGAGACTCCACTGAGGCTTGCTGATCTCCACAACCTTACAGGGGTCTACAAAACTGACTTCCCCACAATGCCAAGCAATGCGCCACCAAGGATGGCTTCATCTGTGCTAAATGCTTCTTACAAGGGCTTCCTCGAGATGGTCTTCCAGAACAATGAAACCGATGTTCAGACCTACCATCTGGATGGTTATTCATTCTTTGTAGTCGG GATGGACTATGGTGAGTGGACGCCAAACAGCAGGGGTTCATACAACAAGTGGGATGCCATCTCTCGCAGTACTACACAG GTCTTCCCGGGAGGGTGGACTGCTGTTCTGGTGTCGCTCGACAACGTAGGCATCTGGAATATACGTGCCGAGAAGCTGGACAATTGGTACAATGGGCAAGAGGTTTATGTGAAAGTTGCTGATCCACGGGGCTACAACGTCACCGAAATGATCGCTCCAAACAACACTCTCTACTGTGGTCTGCTGGAACACTTGCAAAA GCCACAGATACATGAGACAAGCAAGAAGTCATCAGGGCATGCCGTGGCTCGATGGAGCACCCAGCTTCTCGCAACCGTGTCACTGATTGTCACAGCTGTGATTTGCAGTTAA
- the LOC119331454 gene encoding O-methyltransferase MdmC-like, giving the protein MRRWAVSPSLPPAAFASATLGLGVGPPQARTLASAATPPPLGHCSPPCPRRPRRRRSLCSSSAAASAATTALAVEEARRGRKQLGMDPPLYDYLLSNVREHPVLRDLREETASMRGSQMQVSPAQAQLLAMLVQILGAERCIEVGVYTGYSSLAVALALPESGRLVACERDERCLEVAKRYYQLAGVAHKVDVKHALAVDSLRSLLDCGEASSYDFAFVDADKRMYEEYFELLLKLVRVGGLIVMDNVLWYGRVADPLVNDPKTISIRDFNKKLLEDKRVTISMVPIGDGMTICRKLEDD; this is encoded by the exons ATGCGTCGCTGGGCCGTATCCCCCTCCCTTCCTCCGGCGGCGTTCGCGTCCGCGACTCTCGGACTCGGCGTCGGGCCTCCTCAAGCCCGAACCCTGGCTTCCGCTGCCACCCCCCCTCCTCTCGGCCACTGctctccgccatgcccccgccgcccccgccgccgccgcagcctgtGCTCCTCCTCCGCGGCAGCGTCGGCTGCTACGACGGCACTGGCGgtagaggaggcgcggcgtgggcggAAGCAGCTGGGCATGGACCCGCCGCTCTACGACTACCTCCTCTCCAACGTCCGCGAGCACCcc GTGCTTCGGGATCTGCGGGAAGAGACGGCATCCATGAGGGGGAGCCAGATGCAG GTTTCTCCGGCACAGGCTCAGCTTCTGGCAATGCTTGTGCAAATTCTTGGGGCAGAACGATGTATTGAAGTTGGCGTCTATACT GGATATTCGTCACTAGCTGTCGCATTAGCACTTCCTGAATCAGGTCGTTTGGTTGCTTGTGAAAGGGATGAAAGGTGTCTAGAAGTTGCCAAGAGATACTATCAGCTTGCTGGGGTTGCACACAAG GTGGATGTCAAGCATGCTTTAGCTGTAGATTCCCTAAGGTCATTGCTCGACTGTGGTGAAGCTTCCAG TTATGACTTTGCGTTCGTTGACGCAGACAAGAGAATGTACGAGGAATATTTTGAGCTTCTACTTAAGCTA GTAAGAGTTGGTGGTTTAATTGTAATGGACAATGTCCTGTGGTATGGAAGGGTTGCTGATCCGCTA GTGAATGACCCAAAGACTATCAGTATAAGGGATTTCAATAAGAAACTTTTGGAGGATAAACGTGTCACTATCAGCATG GTGCCAATTGGGGACGGGATGACAATTTGTCGAAAGCTAGAAGATGACTGA